From a single Tachypleus tridentatus isolate NWPU-2018 chromosome 6, ASM421037v1, whole genome shotgun sequence genomic region:
- the LOC143251444 gene encoding carbohydrate sulfotransferase 4-like, with protein MVEGQANTCNMVGLKISRWQPKRIVILPGPGTNVKRLLLCLIVTLFLVIYFVTKLPQQTSEGHLTKGLNYQTSAEKAHENPRVLLLTYWRSGSTFLGEMLSYYPNTFYRFEPFMYMNLLGHIDSSQALEAVQVLKHLLLCDYTNTPQYFQLVKKEEWNSDTLLKIKNYSFPCHAYPKTLCVFRKNTRDCLRYPTEMCLKTDLLEKACRNAKLLVIKIVRLRLRHAIEILKDKKVPNLHVIHLVRDPRGLIASRKQKRWCITPDCRDPRFLCRSLQDDLLIGDVLQYKYGIKYLRVRYEDVAMQPKTWSEKLIRFLNFPMHEEITKYVYLHTRKGNNDTFFDNKGRLQYPLTYRESTKTARQWTKKLTYSELQEIQGVCQLVIQKLGYRMIKRKNAFDEC; from the exons ATGGTTGAAGGACAAGCTAATACGTGTAACATGGTAGGCCTAAAGATCTCAAGATGGCAACCAAAACGTATCGTTATCTTACCAGGACCGGGAACTAATGTGAAACGTTTACTGTTATGTTTAATAGTGACGTTATTTctagttatatattttgtaacgAAGTTACCTCAACAGACAAGTGAAGGACACTTAACTAAAGGCCTGAACTATCAAACG TCAGCGGAAAAGGCCCATGAAAACCCCAGAGTTTTGCTGTTGACATACTGGAGGAGTGGCTCTACATTTCTTGGGGAGATGCTTAGCTATTATCCAAACACATTCTACAGGTTTGAACCATTTATGTACATGAATCTTCTTGGACACATTGATTCTAGTCAAGCATTGGAGGCAGTACAGGTCTTAAAACACCTACTACTCTGTGATTATACAAATACCCCCCAATATTTCCAATTAGTTAAGAAAGAGGAGTGGAACAGTGATACTTTGCTcaagattaaaaactattcttttccTTGTCACGCTTACCCCAAAACTCTCTGTGTTTTTCGTAAAAACACGCGGGACTGCCTACGATATCCAACAGAGATGTGTTTAAAGACAGACCTATTAGAAAAAGCCTGCAGAAATGCAAAACTGCTCGTAATCAAAATCGTTAGGTTAAGACTGAGACACGCGAtagaaattttgaaagacaaaaaaGTTCCAAATTTACACGTCATTCACCTGGTAAGAGACCCAAGGGGGCTGATTGCCTCTCGCAAGCAGAAGAGATGGTGCATAACCCCAGACTGTCGTGATCCTCGGTTCCTATGTCGAAGTTTGCAGGATGACCTGTTGATAGGAGATGTTTTACAATACAAGTACGGGATCAAGTACTTGAGAGTGCGTTATGAAGACGTAGCAATGCAACCCAAAACCTGGTCAGAAAAACTGATTCGTTTTTTAAATTTTCCAATGCACGAAGAAATAACGAAGTATGTTTATCTCCACACAAGAAAAGGAAATAATGACACATTCTTTGATAACAAGGGACGACTTCAATACCCGTTGACTTACAGAGAATCCACTAAAACAGCACGTCAGTGGACcaaaaaattaacatattctGAACTACAGGAAATTCAGGGCGTTTGTCAACTTGTCATACAGAAACTTGGTTACAGAATGATTAAAAGGAAAAATGCTTTTGACGAATGTTag
- the LOC143253514 gene encoding uncharacterized protein LOC143253514 — translation MARWFNREQNLRATLCVLQQETNIQKLIDQIPSATEMLTILQAPDAPNATVTESMLSRLSKLRGIDFQGSGQNPYKLNLGPCAFRQLHDLQYISLQKINFVGKKVFDGLKSVEVLQISECDIEILSWRLLAELSSLQEIALMRNGITFLEDFSFYGTPDLKRLSLSHNNIVTLQAEALVGLLKLEVLDLSNNNLDRISGVSFPPLPHLQWLELKHNPIEVIFPNCFQFLNGTYRLSLGHAEKSIHLLKFSFRGLENLIYLHIPNVNNDILLEHMFYGLNSLTHLTLEGRITAIGDRAFIGAHRRLERLSLHKCKLTRVAKGAFHGLNLLISLDLSSNKLRGIARNSFENLERLRELILNDNMLHVLPNELFLLPQLRSLRLDANSWNCTCEMASWREDVTTRVRRVLSNLCPQGNHKSDCMGFESTYVVDPRVTPRCDYPPQVRGITVYEVIRHHLDCYK, via the coding sequence ATGGCTAGATGGTTCAACAGAGAACAGAATTTACGAGCCACTCTTTGTGTACTTCAACAAGAAACCAACATTCAAAAGTTAATTGATCAAATTCCATCAGCAACAGAGATGCTTACGATACTTCAGGCACCAGATGCACCCAACGCTACTGTTACAGAATCCATGTTGTCTCGTTTATCAAAGCTGCGAGGCATTGATTTCCAAGGATCAGGACAAAACCCTTATAAGCTGAACCTAGGACCTTGTGCTTTTCGACAACTTCATGATCTTCAATATATTTCTTTGCAGAAGATAAATTTTGTAGGCAAAAAAGTGTTTGATGGGTTAAAGTCGGTAGAAGTGTTACAAATATCAGAGTGCGATATTGAAATTCTCTCTTGGAGACTTCTTGCTGAGCTTTCGTCTTTGCAGGAAATAGCTCTCATGCGAAACGGGATAACCTTTTTAGAAGATTTTTCATTTTATGGGACCCCAGACTTAAAGAGATTGTCTTTGTCGCACAACAATATAGTGACCTTACAGGCTGAAGCTTTAGTGGGATTGTTGAAGTTGGAAGTTCTCGATCTCAGTAACAACAATCTGGACAGGATCTCTGGGGTTTCATTCCCACCCCTCCCACATTTGCAATGGCTCGAGCTAAAACATAATCCGATTGAAGTCATCTTTCCAAATTGTTTCCAGTTTCTAAATGGTACTTATCGTTTGAGCCTTGGTCACGCCGAAAAGTCCATTCATCTGCTAAAGTTCAGTTTTCGAGGTctagaaaatttaatatatcttcATATTCCGAACGTTAACAACGACATTTTATTAGAACACATGTTTTATGGGCTTAATTCTTTGACACACTTGACCTTAGAGGGTAGAATTACCGCGATTGGCGACCGTGCTTTCATTGGTGCACACCGGAGGTTGGAAAGACTTAGCCTTCACAAGTGCAAGTTAACAAGGGTTGCAAAGGGTGCATTCCATGGACTTAATCTATTAATATCTTTGGATTTATCTTCCAACAAGTTAAGAGGTATTGCCAGAAATTCCTTTGAAAATCTAGAGCGACTACGTGAACTGATTCTAAATGACAACATGTTACACGTTCTGCCAAATGAACTCTTCCTTTTGCCACAACTAAGAAGTCTAAGACTCGACGCAAATTCATGGAACTGTACTTGTGAAATGGCCAGTTGGCGCGAGGATGTAACAACTCGTGTACGAAGAGTATTGTCCAATCTATGCCCACAAGGGAATCACAAATCAGACTGTATGGGGTTCGAGTCCACATATGTTGTAGATCCCAGAGTGACACCTAGGTGTGATTACCCACCACAGGTTCGAGGAATAACTGTGTACGAGGTTATAAGACACCATCTTGACTGCTACAAATGA
- the LOC143251701 gene encoding general transcription factor II-I repeat domain-containing protein 2-like, with amino-acid sequence MNTPLPKKARTVSDENRRFNTEWELDFFFIEKEGRCCCLLCNKIITVMKRSNLERHYRSLHSSSLDKYKEHAREAKLESLKRNYRTQTNIFTRIVNESRDVTLTSYKLSHLLASRMRPYTDGEILKQGILLFTENCCPTSTQKATKLQLSNDTVTRRVECISNDLREQLMSESKNFVCYSIALDGTKDIANIEQLAFFIRGVKPDFTITEELLSIRSLHGSTKGAEIFQQMMTVLKDAELDPAKLVGVATDGAPSMLGLGEGLQGHITRWRQAEELKPVVWHHCIVHQENVVAKSLKFKHVTDIVFSTVNWIRANALNHRQFKQFLVDINADYGDVIIFTAVRWLSRSSVIKRFHALLPEIRTFLQEKGEDVPQLNDNQWLQDLAFFVDITGHLAHLNLQLQGKDKMCHELFATFTAFTSKLELWISQLQRGSTLHFPTLAEFSASSFSYTEVLVDLKVEFDHRFKDFKTSIEELHFFFAPFQCNPSDAPAQYQLELIDLQADISLKTAFHGNSLIDFWRRMPQKTFPQLLENAYRQACIFGSTYTCEMVFSKLIRIKSKFRSRLTDSHMTQLLQVASTTMTPRFDSLVDSQKQFQQSH; translated from the coding sequence ATGAACACGCCGCTGCCAAAGAAAGCCCGCACTGTTTCAGACGAGAATCGCCGTTTCAACACCGAGTGGGAATTAGATTTTTTCTTCATAGAAAAAGAAGGAAGATGTTGTTGTCTTCTGTGCAATAAAATCATAACTGTGATGAAGCGATCTAACTTAGAACGCCACTATCGTTCGCTTCACTCCTCAAGCCTGGATAAATACAAGGAACATGCACGTGAGGCCAAACTCGAATCCCTGAAAAGGAACTATCGaactcaaacaaacatattcacaaGAATTGTAAACGAATCACGGGATGTAACTCTGACGTCCTACAAGCTTAGTCATCTGTTGGCAAGTCGCATGAGACCGTACACCGATGGTGAGATCCTGAAACAAGGCATTCTTCTATTCACTGAAAACTGCTGCCCGACTTCAACTCAAAAGGCAACGAAACTGCAGCTGAGCAACGACACAGTGACCAGACGGGTTGAGTGCATTTCAAACGACCTACGAGAACAATTGATGAGTGAGTCAAAGAATTTCGTTTGCTATTCGATTGCCCTTGACGGTACGAAAGACATTGCCAACATCGAGCAGCTCGCTTTTTTCATTCGCGGAGTTAAGCCTGATTTTACCATCACCGAAGAACTTCTTTCTATTCGCTCTCTTCATGGTTCGACTAAGGGTGCTGAGATCTTCCAACAGATGATGACTGTCCTCAAGGATGCGGAGCTTGATCCAGCGAAGTTAGTCGGCGTAGCAACCGATGGTGCTCCTTCTATGCTTGGCCTCGGTGAGGGGCTGCAAGGTCACATTACAAGATGGCGTCAGGCCGAGGAACTGAAACCTGTTGTATGGCACCACTGTATCGTTCACCAAGAAAACGTAGTTGCAAAATCGCTGAAATTTAAGCATGTTACGGACATAGTTTTCTCGACCGTGAACTGGATCCGTGCGAATGcgcttaatcatcgccagtttaAGCAGTTTCTTGTTGATATCAACGCAGACTACGGCGACGTCATCATTTTCACGGCAGTGCGCTGGCTGAGCCGATCGTCTGTCATAAAAAGATTCCATGCTTTACTCCCAGAAATACGGACTTTCCTCCAGGAAAAAGGTGAGGATGTTCCTCAGCTCAACGACAATCAGTGGCTTCAAGATCTCGCTTTTTTTGTTGACATAACAGGTCACTTGGCGCATCTTAACCTGCAACTTCAAGGAAAGGATAAAATGTGTCACGAGTTGTTTGCCACTTTTACTGCATTTACATCGAAGTTAGAGCTGTGGATATCTCAGCTTCAGCGCGGCAGTACTCTTCATTTTCCGACTTTGGCTGAATTTAGTGCTTCGTCGTTTTCATATACAGAAGTACTTGTGGATCTCAAGGTTGAATTCGATCATCGCTTCAAGGATTTCAAGACATCAATAGAGGAACTGCATTTTTTCTTCGCACCTTTTCAATGCAACCCGAGTGATGCACCCGCACAATACCAGCTAGAGCTGATTGACCTGCAGGCAGATATTTCGCTCAAGACTGCCTTCCATGGAAATTCTCTCATCGATTTTTGGCGACGCATGCCTCAAAAAACTTTTCCTCAGCTCCTTGAAAATGCTTACCGTCAGGCGTGCATATTCGGATCAACATATACTTGCGAGATGGTTTTCTCGAAATTAATTCGCATAAAATCGAAATTCCGCAGTCGTCTTACTGACAGTCACATGACCCAGCTCCTTCAAGTCGCTTCAACAACAATGACTCCTCGTTTTGATTCCTTGGTGGACTCGCAGAAACAATTCCAACAGTCACATTGA